Proteins co-encoded in one Marinobacter qingdaonensis genomic window:
- the atpB gene encoding F0F1 ATP synthase subunit A codes for MAGSASEYIQHHLQNLTYGKLPAGYERADGTVIEESTWTLARTSAEASDMGFWALHIDSLGWAVGLGVLFLFLFRMAAKKATSGQPGGLQNFVEVMVEFVDNSVKETFHGRNKVIAPLALTIFCWVFLMNLMDLVPVDFLPQLFHLMGLEYMKVVPTTDVNVTLGMSLSVFFLIIYYSLKVKGVGGFLGELTLHPFSSDNLFLKILLVPVNLLLEGVSLIAKPISLALRLFGNLYAGELIFILIALLPLWAQWTLSVPWAIFHILVITLQAFIFMMLTIVYLSMAHEDSH; via the coding sequence ATGGCAGGAAGTGCATCCGAATATATCCAGCATCACCTCCAGAACCTCACCTACGGTAAGCTGCCGGCAGGCTATGAGCGTGCCGACGGAACCGTAATCGAAGAATCCACCTGGACACTCGCGCGAACTTCCGCCGAAGCCTCCGACATGGGCTTCTGGGCGCTGCACATCGACTCTCTGGGCTGGGCCGTAGGCTTGGGTGTGCTGTTCCTGTTCCTGTTCCGCATGGCCGCCAAGAAGGCCACCTCCGGCCAGCCCGGTGGTCTGCAGAACTTCGTCGAAGTGATGGTCGAGTTCGTCGACAACAGCGTGAAGGAAACTTTCCACGGCCGTAACAAGGTCATTGCGCCGCTGGCATTGACCATTTTCTGCTGGGTATTCCTGATGAACCTGATGGACCTGGTGCCGGTCGACTTCCTGCCCCAGCTGTTCCACCTGATGGGTCTGGAGTACATGAAGGTGGTTCCGACCACCGACGTCAACGTGACTCTGGGTATGTCCCTGTCGGTGTTCTTCCTGATCATCTACTACAGCCTGAAGGTCAAGGGCGTGGGCGGCTTCCTCGGTGAGCTGACCCTGCACCCCTTCTCTTCCGACAACCTGTTCCTCAAGATTCTGCTGGTTCCGGTGAACCTGCTGCTGGAGGGCGTGAGCCTGATCGCCAAGCCGATCTCCCTGGCCCTGCGTCTGTTCGGTAACCTGTACGCCGGCGAGCTGATCTTCATCCTGATTGCGCTGCTGCCGCTGTGGGCACAGTGGACGCTGTCTGTTCCCTGGGCGATTTTCCACATCCTGGTCATCACCCTGCAGGCATTCATCTTTATGATGTTGACGATCGTGTACCTGAGCATGGCTCACGAAGACAGTCACTGA
- the atpE gene encoding F0F1 ATP synthase subunit C, translating into METVVGMTAIAVALLIGLGALGTAIGFGILGGKFLEGAARQPEMTPMLQVKMFIVAGLLDAVTMIGVGIALFFTFANPFVGQIAG; encoded by the coding sequence ATGGAAACTGTAGTTGGAATGACCGCGATTGCCGTTGCACTGCTGATTGGTCTGGGTGCCCTGGGTACCGCCATTGGCTTTGGTATCCTCGGTGGCAAGTTCCTGGAAGGCGCTGCGCGTCAGCCGGAAATGACCCCGATGCTGCAGGTTAAAATGTTCATCGTTGCTGGTCTGCTGGACGCCGTAACCATGATCGGTGTTGGTATCGCACTGTTCTTCACTTTCGCCAACCCGTTTGTCGGCCAGATCGCCGGTTAA
- a CDS encoding F0F1 ATP synthase subunit B, which translates to MNINLTMIGQAIAFFIFVVFCMKYVWPPIMAALQERQKKIADGLAASDRAARDLELAQEKSAQELREAKQQAAGLIEQANKRAAQIVEASKDDARKEGQKLIEQAKAEIEQERNQARDALRAEIAAIAVAGAEKILETSVDASKHNEMLEKLAAEL; encoded by the coding sequence GTGAACATTAATTTGACGATGATTGGTCAAGCCATCGCGTTCTTTATCTTTGTCGTCTTCTGCATGAAATACGTGTGGCCGCCGATTATGGCCGCACTGCAGGAGCGTCAAAAGAAGATCGCTGACGGACTGGCTGCCTCAGACCGCGCTGCGCGCGATCTGGAACTGGCTCAGGAAAAGTCAGCTCAGGAACTGCGGGAAGCCAAACAGCAAGCGGCTGGCCTGATTGAACAGGCGAACAAGCGCGCGGCCCAGATTGTGGAAGCATCCAAGGATGACGCCCGCAAGGAAGGCCAGAAGCTGATTGAGCAGGCCAAGGCCGAAATTGAACAGGAGCGTAATCAGGCTCGCGACGCGCTGCGTGCAGAAATTGCCGCCATCGCCGTTGCCGGTGCTGAGAAGATCCTGGAAACCTCTGTCGATGCCTCCAAGCACAACGAGATGTTGGAAAAACTGGCGGCAGAACTTTAA
- a CDS encoding F0F1 ATP synthase subunit delta — translation MAELRTLARPYAKAAFKAAQEHEQLAEWSQVLTIAGQVTANEDIRQLLANPGLEEQKKAELILEVAEDGVTEQVRNFFAVLAENRRLTLLPEIAALFNTYRADLERTVDIEVTAAFELTDEQQQKLAQALSTKLERKVSLAASTDKSLIGGAIIRTGDLVIDASVRGKLTKLADALGS, via the coding sequence ATGGCAGAACTGAGAACGCTGGCCCGTCCCTACGCAAAAGCAGCATTCAAGGCCGCTCAGGAGCACGAGCAGCTGGCTGAGTGGTCCCAGGTGCTGACGATTGCCGGACAGGTCACCGCGAACGAAGACATTCGACAGCTTCTCGCGAATCCGGGTCTGGAAGAGCAGAAGAAGGCCGAGCTGATCCTCGAAGTCGCCGAAGACGGCGTCACCGAGCAGGTTCGTAACTTCTTCGCCGTACTGGCAGAGAATCGCCGGCTGACTCTTCTCCCTGAGATTGCAGCGCTCTTCAACACGTACCGGGCTGATCTGGAGCGCACTGTTGATATCGAAGTGACCGCAGCCTTCGAGCTGACGGACGAACAGCAACAGAAGCTCGCCCAGGCACTCTCGACCAAACTCGAGCGAAAAGTGTCACTCGCAGCGTCTACCGACAAGTCTCTGATTGGCGGCGCAATCATTCGCACCGGCGATCTGGTCATTGACGCTTCTGTACGCGGAAAGCTGACCAAGCTGGCCGACGCTCTGGGCTCCTGA